Genomic DNA from Leptospira inadai serovar Lyme str. 10:
TTGCGGGAATCGAAGCTCGAGGTTTTATAATCGGTGCTCCCGTCGCTTTTCAATTGGGAGCCGGGTTTATTCCGATTCGGAAAAAGGGAAAACTGCCGGCGGAAACCGTAGCCCAAGAATACGATCTTGAATACGGAAAGGATATCATTGAAATTCATAAGGATTCGGTTTTTCCGGGCGATAAAATTCTGCTTATGGACGATCTAATTGCGACCGGAGGAACCATGATCGCGGCGACGAAACTTCTACAGCGTTTAGGCGCAGTGGTTAGCGAAGCAGGCGTAATTATCGACCTACCCGATTTGGGAGGGGCTTCCAAATTGAAAAAAGAGTTAGGAGTCGATGTCTATTCTATCTGCGAATTCGAAGGCCATTGAAGTTTGATGCCTATTTTTAAAGCTGCATTCGTTTCTTTTATTTTTTTCGTAGTTTCGCTGCCTTCCTTTGCGGAGGCAAAAACGGACTTTGATAGCGTCCGGAAAGCGGTGGTTCAAATCAAAGTTTATTCCCAAGCGATTAATCCTTATTCCCCGTGGACGACCGATGGAGTACGTGCAAGCTCAGGAACCGGTTTTCTAATCGGAAAAAAGCGAATTCTTACGAACGCTCATGTGGTTTCGAACGCAAAATTCATTCAAGTACAACGCTATAATCAAACCGAGTGGTATCGGGTAAAGATCCTCTTCATCGCTCATGATTGCGACCTAGCCCTTCTGGAAGCGGAAGACGGGCAATTCTATAAGGATTCCCACGATCTAGAGCTGGGAGAAATCCCCGAACTGAATTCTCCGCTAATCGTCGTAGGTTATCCGATCGGCGGGAACAAAGTTTCCGTAACTAGGGGGATCGTATCCAGGAAGGAACAATCGGAATACTCCCATTCTTCCGTCGACAGTCATCTCGTTCTTCAAGTAGACGCGGCAATCAATCCGGGCAATTCGGGAGGCCCGGCGATTCAGGACGATAAAGTGGTAGGCGTTGCCTTTCAAGTGGCAACCAAAGGCGAGAACATCGGATATCTGATTCCAACGAACGTTATCCGACATTTCTTAGTGGATATCGAGGACGGAACGTACGACGGCTATGTCGAACTCGGGATCAGTTTTTTAAATTCCTTCAATGTTTCCCTTCGTAAAGCGAAAGGGATCCCCGACGGTCTGGAAGGTGTATTCGTCACTCGGATCCTTCCTCACGGTTCCGCCGACGGATATTTGCAGGAAGGAGATTATCTCACCGAGATCGACGGAAGTCCGATCGGCAGAAACGGAACCACCACTCTGGATAAGGACGCAAGAGTCGATTTTACGGAGAACGTCGATAACAAGCACGCAGGAGATCGAATTAAATTCAAGGTATTTCGCGGAGGAAAGCTCATCGATATTTCCTTTGAAGCTAAAAGAATGCCCGACTTCGATTTTATGAGAAATCGTTACGACGCTCCCTACGACTATGCGATGATCGGCGGCCTACTCTTCCAAGAAATGTCTCAGGATCTTTTAGCTACCTGGAGTCGTGCAGGAAGCACTTCGGGCGGTAGCCAATTT
This window encodes:
- a CDS encoding S1C family serine protease → MPIFKAAFVSFIFFVVSLPSFAEAKTDFDSVRKAVVQIKVYSQAINPYSPWTTDGVRASSGTGFLIGKKRILTNAHVVSNAKFIQVQRYNQTEWYRVKILFIAHDCDLALLEAEDGQFYKDSHDLELGEIPELNSPLIVVGYPIGGNKVSVTRGIVSRKEQSEYSHSSVDSHLVLQVDAAINPGNSGGPAIQDDKVVGVAFQVATKGENIGYLIPTNVIRHFLVDIEDGTYDGYVELGISFLNSFNVSLRKAKGIPDGLEGVFVTRILPHGSADGYLQEGDYLTEIDGSPIGRNGTTTLDKDARVDFTENVDNKHAGDRIKFKVFRGGKLIDISFEAKRMPDFDFMRNRYDAPYDYAMIGGLLFQEMSQDLLATWSRAGSTSGGSQFLYRYKYFIADRINRYKKADVILYRKLAHPVNSSSDYFLNLVIESVNGTPVNSLEDLKKILSSTKDRYLRLKFLDVELPLILDRNEAETADRQIRSTYGLE
- a CDS encoding adenine phosphoribosyltransferase; its protein translation is MSIVKSKIRTIPDYPKKGILFRDITSLLLDPEGLALTIGTFVDRYSNQGITKVAGIEARGFIIGAPVAFQLGAGFIPIRKKGKLPAETVAQEYDLEYGKDIIEIHKDSVFPGDKILLMDDLIATGGTMIAATKLLQRLGAVVSEAGVIIDLPDLGGASKLKKELGVDVYSICEFEGH